Proteins from a genomic interval of uncultured Desulfuromusa sp.:
- a CDS encoding sodium:solute symporter family protein — MSITTWTWVLVGVTFLIYILVAIRARAVSTGAFYTAERTIHPVLNGMATGADWMSAASFISMAGLISFMGRDGSMYLMGWTGGYVLLAMLLAPYLRKYGKFTVPEFIGDRYYSQSARIISLICAIFISFTYVAGQVRGVGVVFSRFLNVPINTGVVIGMCIVFFYAVLGGMKGVTYTQVAQYCVLIVAYMIPAIYISIMLTNNPIPAFGFGSTISAGGAEILSDPSTQGKYLLEVLNGLHKDLGFSEYTSGVRPKIDLFFIVIALMVGTAGLPHVIIRFFTVPKIRDARASAGWALFFIVLLYTAAPAVAAFARTNFIKTVHNVRYDHAPQWFKNWEETGLIAWVDKNSDGVMQYGPGQAFTGKPKYTGQEGSFGQAMVSNLVTADPNEVYIDRDIMVLANPEIARLPNWVIALVAAGGLAAALSTAAGLLLVISASISHDLMKGVLMPSMSEKGELLWARCGAAGAVVIAGLFGIFPPGFVAQVVAFAFGLAAASFFPAIIMGIFTKKTNVYGAMTGMIAGISFTTGYIVYFKFLNPGANRPENWWFGISPEGIGTVGMIINFVLMYFVSKITPEPPQEIQELVTKLRYPVERTTGETKISTDARRPY; from the coding sequence ATGAGTATTACGACGTGGACATGGGTCCTTGTTGGTGTCACTTTCTTAATTTACATCCTCGTTGCCATTCGTGCCCGGGCAGTCTCTACCGGTGCTTTCTATACTGCAGAACGGACCATCCATCCGGTTTTAAACGGCATGGCAACTGGAGCCGACTGGATGTCTGCCGCATCATTTATTTCAATGGCAGGACTTATTTCTTTCATGGGGCGCGATGGCTCCATGTATCTTATGGGCTGGACCGGAGGCTATGTATTACTTGCCATGCTCCTGGCTCCCTATTTGAGAAAATACGGAAAATTTACTGTTCCCGAGTTTATCGGTGACCGTTACTACTCCCAAAGTGCCCGGATTATCTCACTGATCTGCGCCATTTTTATCTCTTTCACCTATGTTGCCGGACAGGTCCGGGGTGTTGGTGTTGTTTTTTCCCGATTTCTCAATGTTCCAATCAATACCGGCGTTGTTATCGGTATGTGCATTGTTTTCTTCTATGCTGTTCTGGGAGGAATGAAAGGAGTCACCTATACACAGGTGGCTCAATATTGTGTGCTGATTGTTGCCTACATGATTCCGGCGATTTATATCTCCATCATGTTAACCAACAACCCCATTCCTGCTTTCGGCTTTGGGAGTACCATCAGTGCAGGTGGAGCAGAGATTCTCAGTGATCCATCAACCCAGGGGAAATATCTCCTTGAAGTTCTGAATGGCCTTCACAAAGACCTGGGTTTTAGTGAATACACTTCCGGAGTCAGACCCAAGATAGACCTGTTTTTCATCGTCATAGCTCTCATGGTCGGGACTGCCGGACTGCCCCATGTCATCATTCGTTTTTTTACTGTTCCCAAGATAAGAGATGCCCGCGCCTCTGCAGGATGGGCTCTGTTTTTTATCGTCCTTCTCTATACCGCAGCACCAGCTGTAGCAGCCTTTGCACGAACCAACTTCATCAAAACTGTTCATAATGTCAGATATGATCACGCTCCGCAGTGGTTCAAAAACTGGGAAGAAACCGGATTAATTGCCTGGGTCGACAAAAATAGTGATGGCGTCATGCAGTATGGTCCGGGACAAGCTTTCACCGGCAAGCCTAAATACACGGGGCAAGAGGGTTCTTTCGGCCAAGCCATGGTTTCCAATCTGGTCACTGCTGATCCCAATGAAGTCTATATTGATCGAGATATCATGGTGCTGGCCAACCCTGAAATTGCTCGTCTTCCCAACTGGGTTATTGCGCTGGTTGCTGCCGGAGGGTTAGCCGCCGCACTGTCGACGGCGGCCGGGTTATTGCTGGTTATCTCCGCCTCTATCTCCCACGACCTGATGAAAGGGGTGCTGATGCCCAGCATGTCTGAGAAAGGGGAATTGTTGTGGGCCCGTTGCGGTGCAGCAGGAGCTGTGGTTATTGCCGGACTGTTTGGAATATTTCCCCCGGGTTTTGTCGCTCAAGTTGTGGCGTTTGCTTTCGGTCTCGCCGCCGCCTCTTTTTTCCCTGCGATCATTATGGGTATTTTCACCAAGAAGACAAATGTCTATGGTGCAATGACCGGAATGATAGCCGGTATCAGTTTTACAACGGGCTATATTGTTTATTTTAAATTTCTCAACCCCGGAGCCAACAGACCGGAGAATTGGTGGTTTGGTATCTCTCCAGAAGGGATTGGAACTGTCGGCATGATTATCAATTTCGTGCTGATGTATTTCGTTTCCAAAATCACCCCGGAACCTCCGCAAGAGATTCAGGAGCTGGTTACAAAATTGCGCTATCCGGTTGAAAGAACGACCGGAGAAACAAAAATATCGACCGATGCTCGTCGACCATACTAG
- a CDS encoding DUF4212 domain-containing protein, giving the protein MARKQELQDYWKQNLKYIAILLSLWFTVSYLFSIVLVDQLDKIKLFGFPLGFWFANQGAEVIFCILIVAYVLLMNKLDRKYNVFED; this is encoded by the coding sequence ATGGCAAGAAAACAAGAATTACAAGATTACTGGAAACAGAATCTTAAATATATCGCCATTCTGTTATCCCTCTGGTTTACCGTTTCCTATCTTTTTAGCATTGTTCTCGTGGACCAGCTGGACAAGATAAAACTCTTTGGCTTCCCTTTGGGTTTTTGGTTTGCCAATCAGGGTGCAGAAGTTATCTTCTGTATTCTGATTGTTGCTTACGTCCTGCTGATGAATAAATTAGACCGCAAATATAACGTTTTTGAAGATTAA
- a CDS encoding universal stress protein — MSFQINKILVAKDLSKESSKVIRYALELGCKFHAQVHVLHVMPTVDSSVLNRVALTMGADNLAKFNAMNEAELAEKTRIQLDEIIKTESELMEEDILHPPKIEVHHGDPAPMILAVADRLDVDMVVLGSHSKGKLHYAFLGSVAEKVLRKTHRTVTIVPPQIGR; from the coding sequence ATGAGTTTTCAAATTAATAAAATTCTTGTTGCTAAAGATTTGAGCAAAGAATCATCAAAGGTTATTCGCTACGCATTGGAGTTAGGTTGTAAGTTTCATGCACAGGTGCATGTTTTACACGTTATGCCAACGGTTGACTCTTCAGTTTTAAACCGGGTGGCCTTAACTATGGGAGCAGATAACCTGGCAAAGTTTAATGCCATGAATGAGGCCGAACTGGCTGAAAAGACCCGTATACAATTGGATGAGATTATCAAAACGGAGAGCGAACTTATGGAGGAGGATATTCTCCATCCTCCGAAGATTGAAGTGCATCATGGTGACCCGGCCCCGATGATTCTTGCTGTTGCTGATCGTCTGGATGTTGATATGGTTGTTCTGGGCAGTCACAGTAAAGGAAAGCTGCACTACGCTTTTCTGGGGAGTGTCGCGGAAAAGGTGCTCAGGAAGACACACCGTACGGTGACGATTGTTCCACCGCAAATAGGCCGGTAG
- a CDS encoding sodium:solute symporter family protein: MGLQAMTYLVVGLTFAIYIGIAVWARAGSTSEFYSAGGNVGPVVNGMAIGADWMSAASFISMAGLIANMGYGGALFLMGWTGGYVLLAMLLAPYLRKFGKYTVPAFVSTRYYSRGASLVAVLCLLAASLTYIIGQMTGVGVAFSRFLGVSNAMGVYIGMGIVFLYAVFGGMKGITYTQVAQYCVLILAYTVPAIFISMHLTGNPIPQLGLGSGFVGSDMSLLGKLDQVVTGLGFGKYTTQLPGSMLNMFVYTVSLMIGTAGLPHVIMRFFTVATVKDARYSAGWALIFIALLYTTAPAVAAMARLNLHATVNTAVLEDNGDLFAPESSIIYETRPAWMNRWEVTGLLKFEDKNGDGRIQYYNEKSKDAEFQAKVAAAGWKGNELSVNRDIMVLANPEIALLPNWVIALVAAGGLAAALSTAAGLLLAISSAISHDLFKNIWFRDMTEGQELLAGKIAMACSIVVAGYLGLNPPGFAAGTVAIAFGLAASSIFPCLMMGIFSKTMNKQGAISGMLSGLGITMLYVFAHKGIFFIKGTEFLGLFGGKANFFFGISPNAFGAIGAIVNFAVAFAVKNMTPPVPDDIAQMVEDVRIPRGSKAVDGAH, encoded by the coding sequence ATGGGATTACAAGCTATGACATATCTCGTCGTCGGTCTCACCTTTGCCATCTACATCGGCATTGCAGTGTGGGCTCGCGCGGGAAGCACAAGTGAATTTTATTCTGCTGGTGGTAACGTAGGACCAGTTGTCAACGGTATGGCAATCGGCGCTGACTGGATGTCGGCAGCTTCCTTTATCTCCATGGCCGGATTGATTGCCAATATGGGCTATGGTGGTGCGTTATTCCTGATGGGCTGGACAGGTGGTTATGTCCTTCTGGCCATGCTGTTGGCACCCTATCTGCGTAAGTTTGGTAAGTATACCGTACCGGCTTTCGTTTCCACCCGTTACTACTCCAGAGGCGCCAGCCTTGTGGCGGTTCTCTGTCTTCTGGCAGCGTCCCTCACTTACATCATCGGTCAGATGACCGGTGTTGGTGTTGCCTTCTCCCGCTTCCTGGGTGTTTCCAACGCCATGGGTGTCTACATTGGTATGGGAATTGTTTTCCTGTATGCCGTCTTTGGTGGAATGAAAGGAATTACTTACACTCAGGTTGCTCAGTATTGTGTTCTCATCCTTGCCTACACCGTTCCGGCAATCTTTATCTCCATGCATCTGACCGGCAATCCTATTCCACAACTGGGTCTGGGTTCAGGCTTTGTTGGTTCTGATATGAGCTTACTTGGAAAACTGGATCAGGTTGTTACCGGCCTCGGGTTTGGCAAGTACACCACCCAGCTCCCAGGCAGCATGCTCAACATGTTTGTTTACACGGTATCATTGATGATTGGTACTGCCGGTCTGCCACACGTTATCATGCGCTTCTTTACCGTTGCTACGGTTAAGGATGCACGTTATTCAGCTGGTTGGGCTCTGATTTTCATCGCCCTTCTTTACACCACAGCTCCTGCTGTTGCAGCCATGGCTCGCTTGAACCTGCATGCAACTGTTAATACCGCAGTCCTTGAAGATAATGGGGATCTGTTTGCACCGGAAAGCAGTATTATCTACGAAACTCGTCCTGCCTGGATGAATCGCTGGGAAGTGACCGGCCTGTTGAAATTTGAAGACAAAAATGGTGATGGCCGGATCCAATATTACAATGAAAAGTCCAAGGACGCTGAGTTCCAGGCCAAAGTTGCTGCAGCCGGCTGGAAAGGCAATGAACTGTCAGTTAACCGCGATATCATGGTTCTTGCGAACCCTGAAATTGCGCTACTGCCAAACTGGGTTATTGCCCTGGTTGCTGCCGGTGGTCTTGCTGCTGCGTTGTCAACAGCTGCCGGTCTGCTTCTGGCAATTTCTTCGGCTATCTCACATGACTTGTTCAAGAATATCTGGTTCAGAGATATGACGGAAGGTCAGGAACTCCTCGCTGGTAAAATCGCTATGGCTTGTTCGATTGTTGTTGCCGGTTATCTGGGACTGAATCCTCCGGGTTTTGCCGCCGGTACCGTTGCTATTGCCTTTGGTCTGGCTGCCAGCTCAATCTTCCCATGTCTGATGATGGGTATCTTCAGTAAAACCATGAACAAGCAAGGCGCCATTTCCGGTATGCTGTCTGGTCTTGGCATCACCATGCTCTATGTTTTTGCCCATAAAGGTATCTTCTTTATCAAAGGAACCGAGTTCCTTGGCCTGTTTGGTGGTAAAGCGAACTTCTTCTTCGGCATTTCTCCAAACGCTTTCGGTGCTATCGGAGCGATTGTTAACTTTGCCGTTGCTTTTGCCGTCAAGAACATGACTCCTCCAGTACCTGACGATATCGCTCAGATGGTTGAAGACGTACGGATTCCACGTGGTTCCAAAGCTGTTGACGGAGCTCACTAA
- the tpx gene encoding thiol peroxidase: MSDYQKREAAVLFKGNPATLLGPEVKVGDVAPDFRVVDNGLQPVTLATDAGKIRLITVVPSLDTPVCDAMTRHFNQDVSSLPDSVAVYTISVDLPFAQKRWCGNAGIDKVQTLSDYQDRSFGLNYGLLLEGLKLLARAVYVIDENDKVVYVELVPEVTAEPNYTAALEAVKKLL, from the coding sequence ATGAGCGATTATCAAAAACGTGAAGCTGCCGTACTATTCAAAGGTAACCCCGCCACTTTACTCGGGCCAGAAGTTAAAGTCGGGGATGTTGCCCCTGATTTCCGTGTTGTCGACAATGGTTTGCAACCGGTTACTTTGGCGACGGATGCAGGTAAGATACGACTGATTACAGTTGTTCCCTCCCTGGATACTCCGGTGTGTGATGCTATGACCCGTCACTTTAACCAGGATGTGTCTTCATTGCCAGACAGTGTTGCTGTTTATACGATCAGTGTTGATCTTCCTTTTGCTCAAAAGCGTTGGTGTGGCAATGCGGGCATTGACAAGGTTCAGACCCTTTCAGATTACCAGGATCGTTCTTTTGGATTGAATTACGGATTGCTGTTGGAGGGGTTAAAATTGTTGGCACGGGCTGTCTATGTTATTGATGAGAATGATAAGGTTGTTTATGTTGAGCTGGTTCCGGAAGTGACCGCAGAGCCGAACTACACTGCAGCGCTTGAAGCAGTAAAAAAGCTGCTTTAG
- a CDS encoding DUF294 nucleotidyltransferase-like domain-containing protein gives MGLIKTLRETEPFNQLPEEIFTELNQSAETRTFPAQTHIFHQHSEPTGFLYIIKSGLVEIIVQTPGGVEMIVDYRKEGAFFGGTPIFTTEGYSAGARAAKESVCYLIPEPLLSKITENYPHITDFFNKAIYSRVRNLYSDMVSDHAQNTLAQMEAYPFKKRLSEIMSTKVETCTADTPVRDIARKMIQRGISAMLVCEENNQLAGIVTEHDLVAKVLARESSDCQTARAGAVMTPNPYTMAPETFMYEATTFMMGHKIKHMPILDREEIVGIVSLQDLMKFRSQKSMLLIGNVSKARTVEDLIFAHEEIVKVARALLSENRSHIETMEIISYIHHRIIQRCHDIVLDEMKRHGKVQPDIRFCFIIMGSGGRKEMLLGPDQDNGFIYEDFPDEKIEEVDAFFVPFAEKLVAALARIGYPRCDGNVMVNNPLWRGRLKDWQARVCDWIRVPEAQKVRYSSIFLDFMPIVGDASLCQDLREIVFTEIRNHPIFLYHMMELDFKHKVPLSLIGRFSLEKDKKHKGKLSIKQAGSIFIVDCVRMFLLEKQVEAITTTERIDQLVKLKVFNLETADHIKAAFEAFTFLRLRNEIAMTEQGQFPTHYLDPYALTKNEQDLLKEAFRVASKLQDSTKRHFSKIVG, from the coding sequence ATGGGGCTCATCAAAACTCTACGCGAAACGGAACCTTTTAATCAGCTGCCAGAAGAAATTTTCACTGAACTGAATCAATCTGCGGAGACCAGAACATTTCCTGCCCAAACCCATATCTTCCATCAACACAGTGAACCCACCGGATTTTTATATATTATCAAATCAGGGCTGGTTGAAATCATTGTCCAGACTCCCGGTGGTGTCGAAATGATTGTCGACTATCGTAAAGAAGGGGCCTTTTTCGGTGGCACTCCAATCTTTACCACTGAAGGCTATTCCGCAGGAGCGCGGGCGGCCAAAGAAAGTGTGTGCTACCTCATTCCGGAACCTTTACTCAGCAAAATCACTGAAAACTATCCCCACATCACTGATTTTTTCAATAAAGCTATTTATTCACGCGTGCGCAATCTCTATTCCGACATGGTCAGTGACCATGCCCAAAACACCTTGGCACAAATGGAAGCCTATCCCTTTAAAAAAAGGCTTTCAGAAATCATGTCAACAAAAGTAGAAACATGCACCGCTGATACACCCGTCCGGGATATTGCCAGAAAAATGATTCAACGTGGCATCAGTGCCATGTTGGTATGCGAAGAAAATAACCAGTTGGCCGGCATCGTCACTGAGCATGACCTGGTGGCTAAAGTTCTCGCCCGGGAATCTTCAGATTGTCAGACAGCAAGAGCCGGAGCCGTTATGACTCCAAATCCTTATACGATGGCTCCCGAAACTTTCATGTATGAAGCGACAACATTCATGATGGGGCATAAAATCAAGCATATGCCGATACTGGATCGGGAAGAAATCGTCGGTATTGTTTCGCTGCAGGATTTAATGAAGTTCCGCAGTCAAAAATCGATGCTTCTTATCGGCAATGTCAGTAAAGCTCGAACCGTCGAAGATTTAATTTTTGCCCATGAAGAAATCGTCAAAGTTGCTCGAGCGCTGTTAAGTGAGAACCGTTCACACATTGAAACCATGGAGATCATTTCTTACATTCATCATCGGATTATTCAACGTTGTCACGACATTGTCCTTGATGAAATGAAACGGCATGGAAAAGTACAGCCGGACATCCGTTTCTGCTTCATCATTATGGGCAGCGGTGGTCGTAAAGAAATGCTTCTGGGGCCGGATCAGGATAATGGTTTTATCTATGAAGACTTCCCCGATGAAAAAATTGAAGAAGTTGACGCTTTCTTTGTTCCCTTTGCGGAAAAACTGGTCGCAGCTCTCGCTCGCATCGGCTACCCCCGCTGCGATGGAAACGTCATGGTCAACAATCCATTATGGCGAGGACGTTTAAAGGATTGGCAAGCACGGGTCTGCGACTGGATAAGGGTGCCAGAAGCCCAGAAAGTCCGCTACTCTTCAATCTTTTTAGATTTTATGCCCATCGTCGGCGATGCTTCTCTATGTCAGGACTTGCGTGAAATCGTTTTCACTGAGATCAGGAATCATCCCATTTTCCTCTATCACATGATGGAACTTGATTTCAAACACAAGGTTCCACTGAGCCTGATCGGCAGATTTTCACTTGAAAAAGACAAAAAACACAAAGGAAAACTTTCCATCAAGCAGGCAGGAAGCATCTTCATTGTCGACTGTGTGCGGATGTTCCTCCTGGAAAAACAGGTCGAAGCCATAACGACCACAGAAAGAATTGACCAGTTGGTTAAGCTCAAGGTCTTCAACCTTGAAACGGCTGACCATATCAAAGCGGCATTCGAAGCATTCACTTTCCTGCGCCTGCGCAACGAAATTGCGATGACAGAACAAGGTCAATTTCCAACCCACTATCTGGATCCCTACGCGTTAACAAAAAATGAACAGGATCTACTCAAAGAAGCCTTCCGGGTTGCCAGTAAATTACAGGACTCAACCAAAAGACATTTTTCTAAAATTGTGGGCTAG